GTATCATCTCTCCTGTTTTCCTGAAATTACAGCATACAAATGTTAGAAACTGGTATGTGAAATTGTACAAAAACCTACAACAATAGTTATCTGGTGCTGGTTCATTCTCATAGCTAGGGCTGGTTTAAGAGCCTGCTTGCAACTAGTGTATCTATGCCCAGTCCTATTGCAATTGCTACAAGTGATAGTTGCCATCCTAGATGTATCCTTTGGAGCTGGCTTTTCAAACTTGCTCTTTCTCCTCTTTGTCTCTTTGTTTCCTGGCTTTTCTTTGAACACTGGTGGTTCAATGTCAGGGGTTCTAGTCTTTGGCCACAAATCAGGCCCAGACACAGGGAAAACTATTGGACTATAAGCTGCCTTATACATTGGTTTCTTGAAGAAATCATGAACAAAATCTTCTGGCTGTAGTTTTGCCTTGTTGATTGCAGAAACACCATGATTGCAAGGTACTCCACACATGTCCCACTTCCTACAACCACATGTATGTAGCAACAAGTTAACTGCATATGTGCTTTCTCCACTTCTCACCTGGAAGAGATCAGGTCCAGCTTTGATAGACTGACAAAACCTAGAATGATGTTTTGCTTCCTCTAGCTTCTCAGCATATGTTGGGCATATCTGCCACTTAGCAGTCTCAGTCTTTGTCCTATTTGCATTGAACTTCACTAACAGCTTTGTCCTGATCCCATCTACCATAGTTCTAATGGGTTTGGCTCTGACATCAAGTATCATCTTGTTAAAAACTTCACTTATATTGTTCACTACCAAGTCAGTTTTGCAATTGTTGTCCATGGCATGCCTAGCCCATGTATGTTTTGGTATCCTAGATAGCCATTTCCAAGCTGGCTCACACTCCTTTTTCATGCCTTCCATTGCTGTTACATAACCATGCTCAGTATAGGAATAACTTGCCTGATACATGTATTTCTTCAACTCTtcctgaaagatcgtggatgtcgcctagagggggggggggtgaataggcgctttaaaataattacggtttaggcttgaaaaaatgcggaataaacctagcagttaatttgtcaagcacaaaacctacaacaactaggctcacctatgtgcaccaacaacttatgctaagcaagataaacaactaggtgatagcaagatatataacaagaaacaatatggctatcacaaagtaaagtgcataagtaaagggctcgggtaagagataaccgaggcacgcggagacgatgatgtatcccgaagttcacacccatgcggatgctaatctccgtttggagcggtgtggaggcacaatgctccccaagaagccactagggccaccgtaatctcctcacgccctcgcacaatgcaagatgccgtgattctactaagggacccttgagggcggtcaccgaacccgtacaaatggcaacccttgggggcggtcaccgaatccgtacactttggcaacccttgggggcggtcaccggtacccgtcaaattactcggggcgatctccacacctaattggagaccccgacgcttgcccggagctttacaccacaatgattgagctccgaacaccaccaaccgtctagggcgcccaagcacccaagaggaacaagctcaagggcaccaagcacccaagagtaataagcttctcaacttgtaacttccacgtatcaccgtggggaactcaaaccgatgcaccaaatgctatggcaagggcacacggagtgcccaagtccttctctctcaaatcccaccgaagcaactaatgctagggaggaaaaagagaggaagaacaagaaggagaacaccaagaactccaagatctagatccaaggggttcccctcataaagaggagaaagtgattggtgaaaatgtggatctagatctcctctctcttttccctcaaaaactagcaagaatccatggagggattgagagttagcaagctcgaagaaggtcaacaatgggggaagaacacgagctcaacggataaggttcattggggaagaagacctccttatatagtggggggaacaatccaaccgttaccccccacaccagccccgcagagaacggtactaccgcttggccagcggtactaccgctccccctcgcggtactgccgctgggcccagagcggtactaccacggtggtcagggcggtactaccgcatacgagcggtactacgacCCCCACTGCCATGGCTAGTActgtaaaacccgacacgaaaaaagacccctcgaatcgaggcggtactagcacgagaccgcagcggtactacggctgggggctaccagcggtactaccgctctagagcggtactatcgcttgtatcacccaagcggtactaccgctccggcccgcggtactaccgctagaaaactaaaactgccataacttctgcatatgagctccgaattgagcaaactcaagcttgttggatagaggaagacgagtagcatcaaaacaggaggcaggggaggtatgccaacaaatagaggagtgaaacctccaaccgagaagaaccggcataacctccaacatcgaaaacatcatagaagatgcgagtgaactccgttttcgatgaactcaagcttgccatcaagatgaccataagctccaaaactcacaaagagaataACCAAataagaaccaataaagatgatgcaatgatgcaatcgtttgagctctctatgaacgatacgatcaagctactcatcgagagccccccttgatagtacggcaatcgatcctataacccggtctcccaactaccatcatgagaccggtaaaatagaaaacctatcaagagcaaacctttgccttgcacatggtccacttgagctagatgatgacgatcttgactctctcaagttggaccacctttcttggttgcgttggctcgatgaagactagttgattgctcccccatgctccactatgggtgagccactctttcgcacatcttcacaagtccattgtcaccacaatggacgggaagcttcaagcatttgatctcttcatgatgcttcacttgaacttgcacaccacaATAGTAATCCATTGGTCCGACAGACATAACCACCAATCTCTAGCCTCTGAccggccggccgccgccgccacgtacGCGGCAAGCCCCAATTCCCTGACCCCACACTCAAGCGCCGCCGGTTGCGAAGTCGCGCGAGACAAAAGAGTAGAAGACGTGCAGGATCATATTGCATAACATGATCATTGAAGACGGAAGGGGTATGCCTGAGAACTTTCGGTACATCACCAACGGGACTCCGGTTGAGCCAAAGCATGATACAAATAGGATCCTGGCATTCTTTGAAGAGCACCCGCAGGATCGAGAGCCGACAAGTTCATGCTCAGCTCCAAAATGATCTTATCGAGCATCACCGGCAATGTCATAACGCTTCCTAGTTGCTCCATCACATGTTATTTGCTACATTTCGACCATTTGATGTGTTCAAATTTAAATAATTCGATTTGTAAACTATATTGATGATTTGAAAATAAAATGAGTGAATTCACGCTTTAAAATATGTCTTTATCATTCGTGTGTAGTCCATATCGGGATCTTTGAAAGGTCTTATgttttagaaacggagggagtagatcggAGTGCCTCATCTACAGGAATAAAAAAGTGAAAATTAATAGGCATTCATCCATACACCGTGTGTGGCATGAGCAGGGGCAGCCCACACGGGCTGTGTGCGGGTGAACAGTAGAATTGCCCACACGTGCGGGCGCAGCTACTTCCTGCCACACGCCCAACACGTACTACTCATCCCCACCTCGCGCGTGTGTCACGAAGCAAATATGCCCACACGTCCTGGCACAGCTACATTAGGTACCCGCGGGATGACGATTTAGTTGCCATCCGGGATGgcagatgtagttatccgggatgGCAAATATGGTTGTAAAAGCATGACAACTCTCTCTGTTTTGGTTAACTATAGTTGCCATGTCTAATTTATGGTAGTTGCCGCGTGTAATCAAACCATAGTTGTCGTGTGTgattaactacttgccacataTGGTCAAACAAATAGTTGACATGTGTGTTTGCCTAGTTGCCACGTGTGGTTAATCACAGTTGCCATGTATGTTTATCTGATTGCCACATATGCGCAACTACAGTTGCCGTCTAGCAAACGAAtcatagttgccatgtgtgtttgcCTAGTTGCCATCCAACAATGTTCGACTGTCGTGTGGGTGAAAAGCAGCTCGCCCACACGCGCGTGGACTAGGTGGTGGCTGTGTGGGCAGAAACTAGTTCGCCCACACAGCACAGCTGGCAACCGCGTGCTGTGGGGCGTGTGGGCGATCTCTCCAACGCCCACACACCGGCCTTGTCCTACGTGGCACGCGGAAACGTGTCAAGATTCGTGCAAACTTAACTGGACGATGATCCAGACGTGTGGACGAATTGCAATGTTGCTACACATGTGGATGTTAGTGTTTTCGTCAAACTATACAGTACTAATCATGTTACCCTGCGTCTAATCCCTTCTTCCCCTCAGCTACGCCCCGTCAAAGGCACGGCGAAGAAACCACCAACCACAAATCACACGCCAAAGGCCAAAAGCGGGGAAGAAAGAGGACGAAAGAAAGCGTCGCCGCCGCGGAGCAAATCGAGCAAGCAGCCGGCGACGCGACGCGGCCGAATCGGAGCAGGCAGTCTCGCCGGCCGGCCGTCCCATCGACCGACCCCCCCGCTCGCCCCCCCGAGGAACCGATAGGGTCCATCTCCCTGCCGGCGATGGCGTCGTCCGCGGATCCGTGGGTGCGGGAGTACGGCGAGGCGGCGCGCCTGGCGGACGACGTCGCCGCCATGGTCGCCGACCGGGCGGCGCTCCCGCAGTCCGGCCCGGAGGGCATGCGCCACACCTCCGCCATTCGCCGGAAGATCACCATCCTCGGGACCAGGCTGGACAGCCTCGAGGGGATGCTCGCCAGGCTTCCCCCCAAATCCATGTACGTTCCGCTCGCCCGCTCGCCCGCTCGCTCGCTCACCCTAGCCTGCCGCGCCCCTTTTTCTCCGCTCACCAGCTCCGAAATGCATCCAAGAGAGAGGGGTGATTGATTTGGTGGTGGATTGCGGTGTCGTTTGCCTCAGCTAGTCACCTCCTGCAGATCCATTCAGCGTCTTGTCTGAGAAATTCAACACGCGTTAGCCAGAAATGATGCTGTGATGATGATGCAGGAACCCAGTGAACTTGTATAAATGCTGTCGATGCCATTTCAGCGTAACCCTAGAATCAAAATTCAGGTAGCTTCCCACCGTTTCACAATTGGCGATGCCGTGTACGCTTTACGCCAATTGTGCTTCGCGTGCGTGGGCCGGAGAGTAGTTACAGAGAGAAAGTGGAAATTGCTTAGAGATCATCTTATCTCTTATTCGCAGTGGTACTAAGTACATTCATACATGCCTGCTGATTCATTTCTTACGAGATAACGTTTGGAGTAGTTTTACCCTGTTGATATGCATGTTCTCTGTCATGGTATGTGTGATATATGGTGCATGCTGGTTGCTTTTGTACAGACACTAGCACCAATTTATCAATTGTCACAGTCAGTTCTTCATGGTATCGAGATATCTTTAGTGTGTATGCTGCTACACAGtgacttatcttgatacatttcGAAATGTATATCTGTTATAAGTGATCTTCCATGTTGTGCAGCACGGACAAGGAGCTGAATAAGCGCCGAGACACGCTTTCAAATTTGAAATCTAGAGCAAAACAGATGGCAGAAAGTTTCAACATGTCGACCTTTGCCAACAGGTGTGTTCTGCATTTTAGTAACCAATGCCGCCGACGTGATTGATCTTTTTAAAAGAAGGCTCGTCAATGCTTTATCTTGTTAAAATCTTTTCAGGTGCATATTGATTAAATTTCTTCTTATATGTATTACACATGTGATTTCTCACAATTCAGGGAGGATTTGCTTGGTCAGAGCAAGAAAGCTGCTGATGACATGAACAGAGTAGCCGGGTTGGATAACCAAGGGATTGTTGGCCTTCAGAGGCAAATCATGAAAGGTACTGATGTATGTATATGACTTACTATTCACGCCGCTGTGACAATGAAATGTTGTGGCGATGTCAGAGTGGTTGGTTACTGGATGTGATGGCTGGCCTGTTGCCTTCCGTTTCCACCACCCTCAGGCAGATACATCAATGTGGTCGTGACATGTGGAGAGGTGTTTAGGGTGATGTTCAGTTTGAAGTGTTGTCTTTATGACTGCCCAAACAGTCAAACAAGACATTGCTGTTCCTCCTTTGCCTCACAGTGGACATGCCAAATCCATTCCTCTCCTATCCATTTCGTTGGCTTGAGTTTCTGGTGTCAAACATACAAATTCAGAAGTTACCAGTGGCCCTTGCATATATTCCGATTTCTCTATTAGGAGTCATTCAGTTGCTTTGTTTCGAAAGAAAATGGCGAACTTCTTAAATCATTGCATTTCTACTCAAAATATATGAAGAGCTATTTGTGACGAAAAATGCATTCCATATTCCACGCGGTTGTTTATCTAAGCTTGTTATTTGCTTGTATATCTACAGTTGGTTAGAAATACTATCAATTCACAGTTGCCTAATTCATTGATACTGTCTGCTACGACAATTTGCAATTTGCAGAACAAGATGAGGGTCTTGAGAAGCTGGAACAGACCGTGCTGAGCACAAAACATATTGCGTTAGCAGTCAATGAGGAACTTGACCTGCACGCAAGACTGATTGTTAGTTTCTTACTGCAATGCCACTTGTTTCTTTGCTCTCTAGACTGTGTGTTCACTGGCCTATCTTCATGATTTCAGGATGACCTAGATGATCATGTGGATGGTACAAACTCGCGCCTTCAGGTTGTATTTCAGACCCTTTCATGTGGATGACCTCGAAGGGATTTTTAACGCTGCTTGATACTAATATATTTCATGCTTTGCACGAATTATACTTTTGACTCAAAATCCTTTCTCATGCAGCGTGTGCAAAAGAGGCTTGCGGTTCTGAACAAGCGCGCCAAGGGCGGCTGCTCCTGCATGCCCCTGATGCTGTCCACCGTCGGTATAGTGATGCTTGTGGTTATTGTCTGGCTCCTCATCAAGTATCTGTAACCTCTGCCCAACTCAAATCAGTTTCAAGTGTGCAGTTCTTTCAAAGACAGTATGGTTACTTCCGCTTCGCCATCATTTTGGTGAGAAATGGAAAATATGTATGCCACATGTCCCCTTATCGGGTTGAAATGTGAAGTTCAGACTTCTTCTCCTATACTTTGATGTGCTGTATTACAGTCAATAACGTACACCCTCTGCTTAGGAATACATGTTACGTTTGTATGAGACGCGGTCGATATAATTAAGAAATTTTGAGTGATCTCAAATGCAGTACATATTAACTAAAAccatataaatggcatttcatAACAAAACTATTCTCATACGATCAGTCTAAACAGTTTAGTGCATATTAACAAAAAATTAACAAAACTCATAATAAATAAGAATGAGACAGCAGTTCAACATTTCAGTGAAGAAACTCATCATATGTTGGTAATGGAATATTACATTCAATCGTGTCAAAGTAAGTCCACAGGGAAATGCTACATTCAGTCATATCACAATAAGTCGACGACTGAATGTTAGATTCACAATTGTGTCAAAAAACCAGCAACCTACGAAAGGCGCACATACCATTCTGATTCTACCTATTCATCACGACGAACAGATATCGACAGCCCTACAACTTACATTTATGACTCGTCGAAGACATAAACAGATCACTCTTGACATACATCTACCATCTAAGCAGAGGCTGCAAAACACCATTCTGATTCTACCATCCTTGTCATCTCCTGTCGCTGCGCCTCCAAAGTTGCCCCCGAAAACGGACTTTTGTTGGAATGATTCATGCTGTACTTTGTTCATCTGCGGCAATAAACCGTGAGCACCATTGCCAACCCATACTGAGCTGAATAGCCTAGCTCCAATCGATTCTCCTGTGGGATTCAAATGTTACCTGAGTCTCTGCTCCTGTTTTTCGATATCCTCGAGCAGAACATGAACATCAGCAGGAATGTCGATAGCATAAATAACCTGAAGTAGGTTTTTAGCTCCTGCATTCCGAGGTCAAGGCCTTCAAGTTTCCCATTTTCACCGCCGCTCTTTTGGTCCATATTTCTCTCCAAAATCTCTCCTCCCATAGGGACCCAGTTATCCAGTGCTCCTTGGGATACTACTTGATCGTCGGGTAGGGTTCGCAGCCCTTCCTCGAAAAGTATGAGAAACGCCATGCACCACTTGTTAATGACTCTCTGGAAAGGAGAACTGTGCTGTCAGACATATGGCCAAAAAAAACTATGTACATGACTAGATGTGCAGATCCTAGATTTGCGTACATCAAATGTTATCTTGTCAACAGGGTTGAACATTTTGAAGCAGTCGTCGGTGGATGCTTTCTCATCTCCATATATCTGAATACCAGCAAAGTGATGAGTCATGTCATGTCAATACAAGTTCATAATAGTCGCAACAGAGACAACAGATGAACTTACCTCAAATGTGAAAGGCATTGGCACCTTCGCAATGTCATACAGATAATCAGTTGTAGTCCCATGTGCAAGGTACCTAGCAAGTGATGGGATAAAAAAAGCATTAGTAGATTTCCTTCGTTGAAGGCTTAGCATAATAACCCTTTTGGATTCACATAACTTGAGCAACTTGTGAGATGTTACATACCCTACAGCTCCACCACCTGATCCAACTAGGCAGCTGTCTTGGAAATTGCGATGGTTCACATTCTCTAAAACTGACCTCATCAAGTGAGAAGGCGCTCCATCTGGTGTAGTATTCTTGTGGTCATATGGCATAAATAATGCCTGTAGTTGAACAGAAGAATGAGAGAATG
The sequence above is a segment of the Aegilops tauschii subsp. strangulata cultivar AL8/78 chromosome 6, Aet v6.0, whole genome shotgun sequence genome. Coding sequences within it:
- the LOC109781643 gene encoding syntaxin-51, with protein sequence MASSADPWVREYGEAARLADDVAAMVADRAALPQSGPEGMRHTSAIRRKITILGTRLDSLEGMLARLPPKSITDKELNKRRDTLSNLKSRAKQMAESFNMSTFANREDLLGQSKKAADDMNRVAGLDNQGIVGLQRQIMKEQDEGLEKLEQTVLSTKHIALAVNEELDLHARLIDDLDDHVDGTNSRLQRVQKRLAVLNKRAKGGCSCMPLMLSTVGIVMLVVIVWLLIKYL